A genomic window from Candidatus Kouleothrix ribensis includes:
- a CDS encoding aspartate aminotransferase family protein — MTTTIDERTQADQAHLLHPLHHPSAHLAPKIWVSGQGALVYDAAGHEYIDGLSGLWNVHVGHGRRELAQAAFEQMCTLAYNSSYAGSTNLPAIALAEQLSALAYPSINTFFFTSGGAEASESSFKTARFYWKALGKPDKTKVIARMRGYHGVTLAAMSATGLATFWPMFEPRVPGFIHIESPYPYRFVNKTPGVSDGVAAANLLEEAILREGPDTVAAFIAEPVQGAGGVIVPQDDYFARVRAICTQYDVLLIADEVITGFGRTGSWFGLERYGIEPDILQFAKGITSGYIPLGGIGVSDTIRDVINGVPPEKRWMHAFTYSGHPTCAAVALKNIEIIEREGLVQRAAEVGAYFQQRLGTLAAHPHVGDVRGIGMIAAVEVVADKATKQLFPPAAGMTQRLVDAMFERGLFTRVVLDAICLAPPLVTSTAQIDQIVEAIGGAIDSVTQAGA; from the coding sequence ATGACCACGACGATCGACGAGCGCACCCAGGCCGACCAGGCCCACCTGCTGCACCCACTGCACCACCCCAGCGCCCACCTAGCGCCCAAGATCTGGGTCTCGGGCCAGGGCGCGCTGGTGTACGATGCCGCCGGCCACGAGTATATCGACGGCCTGAGCGGCCTGTGGAACGTGCATGTTGGCCACGGCCGGCGCGAGCTGGCCCAGGCGGCCTTCGAGCAGATGTGTACCCTGGCGTACAACTCATCGTACGCCGGCTCGACCAACCTGCCCGCGATTGCGCTGGCCGAGCAGCTGAGCGCGCTGGCCTACCCATCGATCAACACATTCTTCTTCACCAGCGGCGGCGCCGAGGCCAGCGAGAGTTCGTTCAAGACCGCGCGGTTCTACTGGAAGGCGCTCGGCAAGCCCGACAAAACCAAGGTGATCGCGCGGATGCGCGGCTACCACGGCGTGACACTGGCGGCCATGAGCGCGACCGGCCTGGCCACCTTCTGGCCCATGTTCGAGCCGCGTGTGCCCGGCTTCATCCACATCGAGTCGCCCTACCCCTACCGCTTCGTGAACAAAACCCCGGGCGTCAGCGACGGCGTGGCGGCGGCCAATTTGCTGGAAGAAGCGATTCTGCGCGAAGGCCCCGACACCGTGGCCGCGTTCATCGCCGAGCCGGTGCAGGGTGCCGGCGGCGTGATCGTGCCGCAAGATGATTACTTCGCGCGCGTGCGCGCGATTTGCACGCAGTACGATGTGCTGCTGATCGCCGATGAAGTGATCACCGGCTTTGGCCGCACCGGCAGCTGGTTCGGCCTCGAGCGCTATGGCATCGAGCCAGATATTCTGCAGTTCGCCAAGGGCATTACCAGCGGCTACATTCCGCTCGGCGGCATCGGCGTGTCCGACACGATCCGCGATGTGATCAACGGCGTGCCGCCCGAGAAGCGCTGGATGCACGCATTCACCTACTCGGGCCACCCGACATGCGCAGCAGTGGCGCTGAAGAATATCGAGATCATCGAGCGTGAAGGCCTGGTGCAGCGCGCTGCCGAGGTCGGGGCGTATTTCCAGCAGCGCCTGGGCACGCTGGCCGCCCACCCGCACGTGGGCGATGTGCGCGGCATCGGCATGATTGCGGCAGTCGAGGTAGTGGCCGACAAAGCCACCAAGCAGCTGTTCCCACCCGCCGCCGGCATGACGCAGCGGCTGGTCGATGCCATGTTCGAGCGCGGCCTGTTCACACGGGTGGTGCTCGATGCGATCTGCCTGGCGCCGCCGTTAGTGACCAGCACGGCCCAGATCGACCAGATCGTCGAGGCGATTGGCGGCGCGATCGATAGCGTGACGCAGGCTGGCGCTTAG
- a CDS encoding IS66 family transposase yields the protein MTLLEEHTRLQADHAQLQTEHAELRALVVQLHAQLAAAQQRIAELEQQHTDPPPFVKSNRPKSAEPKPKRKKRAPHHNHGRKRMTPTRSVAHALERCPDCAYRLQGHSLDYAREVLELPEPQPIEVIEHRIIKRFCPHCKRWHSPKLDLDGVVLGQGRIGVRIASLIAYLRTTLRLPIRRIQAYLSSLHQLHLSTGEIVELLHQLRRTLQDELTQLKQAARASPILHGDETSWRENGQNGYIWAFSTPGDDAIRYYEYDHSRSQVVLKRILDGKFHGHLVSDFYGGYNAYAGKHQRCWTHLLRDLHALKAAHPQDTDVLAWAQSVRALYDQAHTWLDNHPEPSQAERECAYVALTSGSHQLGLQYARASTHACGALAKRLLRHEDELFQFVLIAGLSASNNLAERSIRPLVVCRKISGGSRSKEGTKTRMGLASLFETWQARKLNPFDECLKRLKELASAPRETPLPQI from the coding sequence ATGACGCTCCTTGAGGAACATACACGCTTGCAAGCTGACCATGCCCAGCTGCAGACCGAGCATGCCGAACTCCGCGCCTTGGTCGTGCAACTGCACGCGCAGTTGGCTGCTGCGCAGCAGCGCATTGCTGAATTGGAGCAGCAGCACACTGACCCGCCGCCCTTTGTCAAGTCCAATCGTCCCAAATCCGCTGAACCCAAACCAAAGCGCAAGAAGCGTGCGCCACACCACAATCACGGTCGTAAGCGTATGACACCTACCCGTAGCGTTGCGCATGCGCTCGAACGCTGCCCCGACTGTGCCTATCGCTTGCAGGGCCACAGCCTCGATTATGCACGTGAGGTACTGGAACTGCCCGAACCGCAGCCCATCGAGGTCATTGAGCACCGCATCATCAAACGCTTCTGTCCGCACTGCAAACGCTGGCACAGCCCCAAGCTCGACCTGGACGGCGTGGTGCTCGGTCAGGGGCGCATCGGCGTGCGGATCGCCAGCTTGATTGCCTATCTGCGCACCACCTTGCGCTTGCCCATTCGGCGTATTCAGGCCTATTTGAGCAGCCTGCACCAGTTGCACCTCAGCACGGGTGAAATTGTCGAACTCCTGCATCAGCTCCGTCGCACGCTCCAAGACGAGCTGACCCAGCTCAAGCAGGCGGCGCGGGCGAGCCCGATCCTGCACGGCGATGAAACCAGCTGGCGTGAGAATGGGCAAAACGGCTATATCTGGGCCTTCTCGACGCCAGGCGACGACGCCATCCGTTATTATGAATATGACCACAGCCGCTCCCAAGTGGTGCTCAAGCGCATCTTGGATGGCAAGTTTCACGGGCACTTGGTGAGTGACTTTTATGGTGGCTACAACGCGTATGCGGGCAAGCATCAACGCTGCTGGACGCACCTGCTGCGTGATCTGCACGCACTCAAAGCGGCGCATCCGCAGGACACGGACGTGCTGGCATGGGCGCAGTCGGTGCGGGCGCTCTATGATCAGGCGCACACGTGGCTGGACAACCACCCGGAGCCGAGTCAGGCGGAGCGCGAGTGTGCGTATGTGGCGTTAACCAGTGGCAGCCATCAACTCGGGCTCCAGTACGCTAGAGCGTCCACGCATGCGTGCGGTGCGCTCGCCAAGCGGTTGCTGCGGCACGAAGATGAGCTGTTCCAGTTCGTGCTCATTGCGGGCTTGAGTGCGAGCAATAATCTGGCCGAACGCTCCATCCGTCCGCTGGTGGTTTGCCGCAAGATCAGTGGTGGCTCGCGCAGCAAGGAAGGAACCAAGACGCGCATGGGGCTTGCCAGTTTATTTGAGACCTGGCAGGCGCGCAAGCTCAACCCCTTCGATGAGTGCCTCAAACGGCTCAAGGAATTGGCGTCCGCTCCTCGCGAAACTCCTTTACCCCAAATCTGA
- a CDS encoding AAA family ATPase, giving the protein MFQRLDELQTGSLYILTGQPGAGKSHLAASARRGGTLWVLDTEGAAQNLAGKTGIHRRIQVMQSLSLKALVGAMDEIRGLGKPGDTVLLDSISKVFQAMRAYAQRRAGAETDRKTGVAYDEHASINRNMQAVYTGLTELKQAGFHVVIIGHLGRKYRADSNGLQDEGLRVLADEQIAYEADAILLVEREGDERTITPIIKPPRPAHLKLNKRYPATLATLYPELVPDADKAKGRQAEKARVREAEAAQPAVPEAGEAGPAPAATTVQPPRDPAEAEQRFFTRYGEVIGGDSWGAVQSYLRSRAPKPTTVEGWIAAAEAVRDRSRQDMPPAMAA; this is encoded by the coding sequence ATGTTCCAGCGATTGGATGAGCTTCAGACGGGCAGCCTGTATATTCTGACCGGCCAGCCCGGCGCGGGCAAGTCGCACCTGGCGGCCAGCGCGCGGCGCGGCGGCACGCTGTGGGTGCTCGACACCGAGGGTGCCGCGCAGAACCTGGCCGGCAAAACGGGCATCCACCGGCGCATCCAGGTGATGCAGTCGCTCTCGCTCAAGGCACTGGTCGGCGCGATGGACGAGATCCGCGGCCTGGGCAAGCCCGGCGACACGGTGCTGCTCGACTCGATCTCGAAGGTGTTCCAGGCCATGCGCGCGTATGCGCAGCGCCGCGCCGGCGCCGAGACTGATCGCAAGACCGGGGTGGCCTACGATGAGCACGCCTCGATCAACCGCAACATGCAGGCGGTGTACACCGGCCTGACCGAGCTGAAGCAGGCCGGGTTCCATGTGGTGATCATCGGCCACCTGGGCCGCAAGTACCGCGCCGACAGCAACGGCCTGCAAGATGAAGGCCTGCGCGTGCTGGCCGACGAGCAGATCGCCTACGAGGCCGACGCGATCCTGCTGGTCGAGCGCGAGGGCGACGAGCGCACGATCACGCCGATCATCAAGCCGCCGCGCCCGGCGCACCTGAAGCTGAACAAGCGCTACCCCGCGACACTGGCCACGCTCTACCCCGAGCTGGTGCCCGATGCCGACAAGGCCAAGGGCCGCCAGGCCGAGAAGGCCCGCGTGCGCGAGGCCGAGGCGGCCCAGCCGGCTGTGCCCGAGGCCGGCGAGGCCGGGCCGGCCCCAGCCGCCACCACAGTGCAGCCGCCGCGCGACCCGGCCGAGGCCGAGCAGCGCTTCTTCACGCGCTACGGCGAGGTGATCGGTGGCGACAGCTGGGGCGCAGTGCAGAGCTACCTGCGCAGCCGCGCCCCCAAGCCCACCACCGTCGAGGGCTGGATCGCCGCCGCCGAGGCCGTGCGCGATCGTTCGCGCCAGGATATGCCGCCGGCCATGGCGGCGTAG
- a CDS encoding phosphodiester glycosidase family protein: MRILTRATLCKRTYRWLAGLLLLLCGCDVLQPAAPAAPPRLLPTLLPSVPAVATAPVDPAPPDTGWMPGRAGVELRRLRIAQGEQPPIALVIVRLDPASVRLRVAYAPDQPRGLRSWFEAAHPLAAINGSFFTEAYRATALLISDGASSGASYQGFGGMLAVAPDGSVAIRPLRDQPYDPNEPLDQALQSFPMLVFPGGAPAEIEDDGERSRRSALAIDRAGRLLLIAAPGGGFTLRGLAVWLSQSDLAIDRALNLDGGSSTGLYLKDGDLEEAIDSFGPLPIVLLVEARA; this comes from the coding sequence ATGCGCATTCTGACTCGTGCTACATTGTGCAAACGCACGTATCGCTGGCTGGCCGGGCTGCTGCTGCTGCTGTGCGGCTGCGATGTGCTGCAGCCGGCCGCGCCGGCCGCGCCGCCGCGCCTGCTGCCGACGCTGTTGCCTAGCGTGCCGGCGGTGGCCACCGCGCCTGTAGACCCCGCGCCGCCCGATACTGGCTGGATGCCCGGCCGGGCCGGCGTCGAGCTGCGCCGGCTACGCATCGCTCAGGGCGAGCAGCCGCCGATAGCGCTGGTGATCGTGCGGCTCGACCCGGCCAGCGTACGCTTGCGGGTGGCCTACGCGCCCGATCAGCCGCGTGGGCTACGCAGCTGGTTCGAGGCCGCGCACCCGCTGGCGGCGATCAACGGCAGCTTCTTCACCGAGGCGTATCGCGCCACCGCGCTGCTGATTAGCGACGGCGCGTCTAGCGGCGCGAGCTACCAGGGCTTCGGCGGCATGCTGGCGGTGGCGCCCGACGGCAGTGTGGCCATCCGCCCGCTGCGCGACCAGCCCTACGATCCAAACGAGCCGCTCGACCAGGCGCTGCAATCGTTCCCAATGCTGGTGTTCCCCGGCGGTGCACCGGCCGAGATCGAGGATGACGGCGAGCGCTCGCGGCGCTCGGCGCTGGCGATCGACCGCGCGGGCCGGCTGCTGCTGATCGCCGCGCCCGGCGGTGGCTTCACCCTGCGCGGCCTGGCCGTGTGGCTTAGCCAGAGCGACCTGGCGATCGACCGCGCGCTCAACCTCGATGGCGGCTCGTCGACCGGGCTGTATCTGAAGGATGGCGATCTGGAGGAGGCGATCGACTCATTCGGGCCGCTGCCGATCGTGTTGCTGGTCGAGGCGCGGGCGTAG
- a CDS encoding ABC transporter permease subunit: MLNLIRAEWFKLVRRPLAWVLLAVLLALLVLLRLTEFMAVALHDGIFTGGAARMALLRADQVQQFRLQLAFPGIFGAALGHVNSVGGLCAIVLAAGAVGSEYGWGTLRTQLARQPARGRYLLAKIVALNLVLLVGIVIVLAVAALLAVLLGSVLGSRGTLGPADLLALPVGVLRALYVLLPYVMITVACSIIGRAVLAGVAGGFLFLMLDVGLGALSALGQLSGVLAFLVGLVVQPNINTLVVQNSRSFGLDPAVVTPSLDLATLPGPLHAGLVIGAYSVLFGFYAYRALARRDISGAA; encoded by the coding sequence ATGCTCAACCTCATCCGTGCCGAATGGTTCAAGTTAGTGCGGCGCCCATTGGCCTGGGTGCTGCTGGCCGTGCTGCTGGCACTGCTAGTGCTGCTGCGGCTGACCGAGTTCATGGCCGTGGCGCTGCATGATGGCATCTTCACCGGCGGTGCGGCGCGCATGGCCCTGCTACGTGCCGACCAGGTGCAGCAGTTTCGGCTCCAGCTGGCCTTTCCCGGCATCTTCGGCGCGGCGCTCGGGCACGTGAACAGCGTCGGCGGGCTGTGCGCGATTGTGCTGGCGGCCGGGGCCGTGGGCAGCGAATATGGCTGGGGCACGCTGCGCACCCAGCTCGCGCGCCAGCCCGCGCGCGGGCGCTACCTGCTGGCGAAGATCGTCGCGCTGAACCTGGTGCTGCTGGTGGGGATCGTGATCGTGCTGGCGGTAGCGGCGCTGCTGGCCGTGCTGCTTGGCAGTGTGCTGGGCAGCCGCGGTACGCTCGGCCCAGCCGACCTGCTGGCGCTGCCGGTTGGGGTGCTGCGCGCGCTGTACGTGCTGCTGCCGTACGTGATGATCACCGTCGCGTGCAGCATTATCGGGCGCGCGGTGCTGGCCGGCGTGGCCGGCGGCTTCCTATTCCTGATGCTCGACGTAGGCCTTGGTGCGCTCTCGGCGCTTGGCCAGCTCAGCGGCGTGCTGGCCTTCCTCGTCGGCCTGGTGGTGCAGCCAAACATCAATACGCTGGTGGTGCAGAACAGCCGCAGCTTCGGCCTCGACCCGGCCGTCGTCACGCCCTCGCTCGACCTGGCCACGCTGCCGGGGCCGCTGCACGCGGGCCTGGTGATCGGCGCCTACAGCGTGCTATTCGGGTTCTACGCCTACCGCGCGCTGGCCCGGCGCGATATTAGCGGCGCGGCGTAG
- a CDS encoding ABC transporter ATP-binding protein — protein sequence MHAIVTEGLSKHFGTRVAVDKLDLAVRTGCIFGMLGPNGAGKTTTIGMLLALVRPSAGRAVVLGHDVQRAPGLALAGVGAMIEAPAFYPYLSGRDNLRALARAEALPDARVDAALAAVELSARARDTFRAYSQGMRQRLGIAAALLRDPQLIILDEPTNGLDPAGQLEIRALIRTLAASGRTIVLSSHLLHEVEQLCDEVAILKAGRLLAGGPVAKLLRRGQGVLLRVAGDAAASERAAALLRGIGWVAGVAPHDGALLVDAPADRAAELNMLLATQGVAVAEIRAHEQRLEDFFLEVTGAEAATQ from the coding sequence ATGCATGCGATCGTCACAGAAGGGCTGAGCAAGCATTTCGGCACGCGCGTCGCCGTCGATAAGCTCGACCTGGCGGTGCGCACGGGCTGTATTTTTGGCATGCTCGGGCCAAACGGCGCCGGCAAAACCACCACGATCGGCATGCTGCTGGCGCTTGTGCGGCCCAGCGCCGGGCGCGCGGTGGTGCTCGGCCACGATGTGCAGCGCGCGCCTGGCCTGGCGCTGGCCGGCGTCGGCGCGATGATCGAGGCACCGGCCTTCTACCCCTACCTCTCGGGCCGCGACAACCTGCGCGCGCTGGCGCGGGCCGAGGCGCTGCCCGATGCGCGCGTCGACGCGGCGCTTGCGGCGGTCGAGCTGAGCGCGCGCGCACGCGACACATTTCGGGCCTACTCGCAGGGCATGCGCCAGCGGCTGGGTATCGCGGCGGCGCTGCTGCGCGATCCGCAGCTGATCATCCTCGACGAGCCGACCAACGGACTCGACCCGGCTGGGCAGCTCGAGATTCGCGCGCTCATCCGGACGCTGGCGGCCAGCGGGCGCACGATCGTGCTCTCGAGCCACCTGCTGCACGAGGTCGAGCAGCTGTGCGACGAGGTAGCGATCCTCAAGGCCGGCCGGCTGCTGGCGGGCGGGCCGGTGGCCAAGCTGCTCCGGCGCGGCCAGGGCGTGCTGCTGCGCGTGGCCGGCGATGCTGCGGCCAGCGAGCGCGCGGCGGCGCTGCTGCGCGGCATCGGCTGGGTCGCAGGCGTCGCACCGCACGACGGCGCGCTGCTGGTGGATGCGCCGGCCGATCGTGCCGCCGAGCTGAACATGCTGCTGGCTACCCAGGGCGTTGCCGTAGCCGAGATCCGCGCCCACGAGCAGCGGCTGGAGGATTTCTTTCTGGAGGTCACAGGCGCCGAAGCCGCGACACAATGA